The following coding sequences are from one Nilaparvata lugens isolate BPH chromosome 4, ASM1435652v1, whole genome shotgun sequence window:
- the LOC111043433 gene encoding protein FAM50 homolog → MAHYKGAASEAGRAMHLMKKREKAQMEIEFRKKKIEEDLKISNIENKFAAHYDAVEQQLKSSTIGLVTLDEMKAKQENIVKERERKLALKQLEKEREQQRQLEAKQAEKNKQKKQIQALSFNLHEDEDEEENEDEVEDDKEEEEEILEPIKKKIRKNPDVDTSFLPDREREEEENRMREELRQEWAAKQSSLKEEEIEITFSYWDGSGHRKTVRMKKGNSVYQFLQKCLEVLRKEFSELKTVTADQLMYVKEDLILPHHYTFYDFIVTKARGKSGPLFTFDVHDDVRIVNDATVEKEESHAGKVLLRSWYERNKHIFPASRWEPYDPTKTYDKYTIKDKSNKK, encoded by the exons ATGGCACACTACAAGGGGGCGGCCAGTGAAGCTGGCAGAGCCATGCATTTAATGAAGAAACGAGAAAAGGCTCAAATGGAAATAGAATTTCGGAAAAAGAAGATAGAGGaagatttgaaaatatcaaacatCGAGAATAAGTTTGCAGCCCATTATGATGCTGTTGAACAGCAACTCAAG AGCTCCACCATTGGACTGGTGACACTAGATGAGATGAAAGCCAAACAAGAAAACATCGTGAAAGAGCGAGAAAGAAAGTTGGCTCTCAAACAGCTAGAAAAGGAGAGGGAACAGCAAAGACAACTAGAAGCTAAGCAAGCCGAAAAGAACAAGCAGAAAAAACAG ATCCAAGCGCTCTCGTTCAACTTGCATgaggatgaagatgaagaagaaaacgaagacGAAGTTGAAGAtgataaggaggaggaagaggagataCTGGAACCtatcaagaagaaaataaggaAGAATCCAGATGTAGATACCAGCTTCCTACCTGACAGAGAgagggaagaagaggagaatagGATGCGGGAAGAATTGAGACAG GAATGGGCCGCAAAACAGAGCTCGCTGAAAGAGGAGGAGATCGAAATCACGTTCAGCTACTGGGATGGATCGGGCCACAGAAAGACGGTGCGAATGAAGAAGGGGAACTCAGTCTACCAGTTTCTGCAGAAATGCCTGGAAGTACTTCGCAAGGAGTTCAGCGAGCTGAAAACGGTCACCGCTGATCAACTCATGTATGTGAAGGAGGACCTCATCCTGCCGCACCATTACACCTTCTATGACTTCATTGTTACCAAG GCACGTGGCAAGAGTGGACCATTGTTCACGTTTGACGTGCATGACGACGTACGTATTGTCAACGACGCCACCGTTGAGAAGGAGGAGTCACATGCGGGAAAAGTTCTTCTGCGCAGTTGGTATGAGCGAAACAAACACATCTTCCCTGCCAGTCGATGGGAGCCTTATGACCCCACCAAGACCTATGACAAGTATACTATCAAAGACAAGTCCAACAAGAAATAG